The following coding sequences lie in one Streptomyces xiamenensis genomic window:
- a CDS encoding pyridoxamine 5'-phosphate oxidase family protein, with the protein MGKTYDRIAGRLRTFIEEQPIFFTASAPLSGAGTVNLSPKGLRGSLAVIDEHTLAYLDFAGSNAETVAHLRENGRITLMWCAFQGPPTIVRVHGRGEPVFRDDPRWPELMTHFTTIDPDAHGHRAIIVVTAERIRDSCGYAVPFMSYDSERPLHASRFARETDESLDAYFRKKDHIARSIDGLPGLPLPLPPTPPRGDRAAD; encoded by the coding sequence ATGGGAAAGACATACGACCGGATAGCCGGACGGCTGCGGACCTTCATCGAGGAACAGCCGATCTTTTTCACCGCCAGCGCCCCGCTCTCCGGCGCCGGAACCGTCAACCTCTCGCCCAAGGGTCTGCGCGGCTCCCTCGCCGTCATCGACGAGCACACCCTCGCCTATCTCGACTTCGCCGGCAGCAACGCGGAGACGGTGGCCCACCTCCGCGAGAACGGCCGCATCACCCTGATGTGGTGTGCCTTCCAGGGGCCGCCCACCATCGTCCGCGTGCACGGCCGCGGGGAGCCGGTCTTCCGGGACGACCCGCGCTGGCCGGAGCTGATGACCCATTTCACCACCATCGACCCGGACGCGCACGGCCACCGGGCGATCATCGTGGTGACCGCCGAACGCATCCGCGACTCCTGCGGCTACGCGGTGCCGTTCATGAGCTACGACAGCGAGCGGCCGCTGCACGCCTCCCGCTTCGCCCGGGAGACGGACGAAAGCCTGGACGCCTACTTCCGCAAGAAGGACCACATCGCCCGGAGCATCGACGGGCTCCCGGGCCTGCCCCTCCCTCTGCCGCCCACTCCGCCCCGGGGCGACCGCGCGGCGGACTGA
- a CDS encoding DUF4132 domain-containing protein, with amino-acid sequence MGWISAGAYEVALDDGGKVICRNAKGRQLKTVPAKIADDPAVIGLRQLTEWLERHQRECVATVERWMIRSLPVPTAALVELWPDTAWRAALRDLVITDSGGVVAGYLRDADPVRGLGLVDLDGDSVRITPEQIRVPHPVLLEDLGELRDFATELDLRQGVGQLHREVFRRTVEDPTAHSVDTYAGGVYQRFRFLAGRAVSHGYRVRGGQAVCPVFEDGGTVEARVWLGDAGYDEAETGPLSWTTAEGSALTLGEVGPVAWSEGMRMAADLYAGRDIKSSEERA; translated from the coding sequence ATGGGGTGGATCAGCGCGGGCGCCTATGAGGTGGCGCTCGACGACGGCGGCAAGGTCATCTGCCGCAACGCGAAGGGACGGCAGCTGAAGACCGTCCCCGCGAAGATCGCGGACGATCCGGCGGTGATCGGGCTGCGGCAGCTCACGGAGTGGCTGGAACGCCACCAGCGCGAGTGCGTGGCCACGGTCGAGCGCTGGATGATCCGCTCCCTGCCCGTGCCCACCGCCGCCCTCGTGGAGCTGTGGCCGGACACGGCCTGGCGGGCGGCGCTGCGCGACCTCGTCATCACCGACAGCGGCGGCGTGGTGGCCGGTTACCTCAGGGACGCCGACCCCGTACGCGGCCTGGGCCTGGTCGACCTGGACGGCGACAGCGTCCGCATCACCCCCGAGCAGATCCGTGTCCCGCACCCGGTCCTGTTGGAGGACCTCGGCGAACTGCGGGACTTCGCCACCGAACTCGACCTGCGGCAGGGCGTGGGACAGCTGCACCGCGAAGTGTTCCGGCGGACCGTCGAGGACCCGACGGCGCACTCCGTGGACACCTACGCCGGCGGCGTCTACCAGCGCTTCCGCTTCCTGGCCGGCCGCGCCGTGTCGCACGGCTACCGGGTGCGCGGCGGCCAGGCGGTCTGCCCCGTCTTCGAGGACGGGGGCACCGTCGAGGCCCGGGTGTGGCTGGGCGACGCCGGCTACGACGAGGCGGAGACCGGCCCGCTGAGCTGGACCACCGCCGAGGGGTCCGCGCTGACCCTGGGCGAGGTCGGACCGGTCGCCTGGTCGGAAGGCATGCGCATGGCCGCGGATCTCTACGCCGGCCGGGACATCAAGAGCAGCGAGGAGCGGGCATGA
- a CDS encoding aldo/keto reductase — protein sequence MKQVEQRVLGRSEQRVSAVGLGTWQLGADWGQVEEKAALSVLEAAVEAGVTFFDTADVYGDGRSERVIGRFLRERPDAGVVVATKMGRRVALDPDLYTLDHFRAWTDRSRRNLGVERLDLIQLHCPPTPVYSSDAVFDALDTLVEEERISAYGVSVETCAEALTAIARPGTASVQIIFNPLRLKPLEDVLPAATAAGVGIIARVPLASGLLSGKYTRDTVFSDDDHRTFNRRGEAFDQGETFSGIEYAKGVEAAAEFSALAAEGATPAQTALRWIIQQPGVTSVIPGARSPQQARLNAQAASLDPLPDETLKAVGELYDRWARADIHHRW from the coding sequence TTGAAGCAGGTGGAGCAGCGAGTCCTCGGCAGAAGCGAGCAGCGGGTGTCGGCTGTCGGGCTGGGCACCTGGCAACTGGGGGCCGACTGGGGGCAGGTGGAGGAGAAGGCCGCTCTCTCGGTGCTGGAGGCGGCGGTGGAGGCCGGGGTGACGTTCTTCGACACGGCGGATGTGTACGGGGACGGGCGCAGCGAGCGGGTCATCGGACGGTTCCTGCGCGAACGCCCCGACGCCGGGGTGGTGGTCGCCACGAAGATGGGACGCAGGGTCGCGCTGGACCCCGATCTCTACACCCTCGACCACTTCCGGGCCTGGACCGACCGCTCACGCCGGAATCTGGGAGTGGAACGGCTGGATCTGATCCAGCTGCACTGCCCGCCCACCCCTGTCTATTCCTCGGACGCGGTCTTCGACGCGCTGGACACCCTGGTCGAGGAGGAACGGATCTCGGCGTACGGGGTGAGTGTCGAGACCTGCGCGGAGGCGCTGACGGCCATCGCCCGGCCGGGTACGGCGAGTGTGCAGATCATCTTCAACCCGCTGCGGCTCAAGCCGCTCGAGGACGTGCTGCCCGCCGCCACCGCGGCGGGCGTGGGCATCATCGCGCGCGTGCCGCTGGCCAGCGGTCTGCTGTCCGGGAAGTACACCAGGGACACGGTCTTCTCCGACGACGACCACCGCACGTTCAACCGCCGTGGTGAGGCGTTCGACCAGGGCGAGACGTTCTCGGGGATCGAGTACGCCAAGGGTGTCGAGGCCGCGGCGGAGTTCTCGGCGCTGGCCGCCGAAGGAGCGACACCGGCCCAGACGGCACTGCGATGGATCATCCAGCAGCCGGGCGTGACCTCCGTCATCCCGGGTGCGCGCAGCCCCCAGCAGGCGCGCCTGAACGCACAGGCCGCCTCACTCGACCCCCTGCCGGACGAGACGCTCAAAGCCGTCGGCGAGCTCTACGACCGCTGGGCCCGTGCGGATATCCACCACCGCTGGTAA
- the argB gene encoding acetylglutamate kinase, which produces MTQQPETPIGTARKHTAQPKARTLIEALPWLTRHHGKIVVIKFGGNAMIDEELKAAFAQDVVFLRHAGLRPVVVHGGGPQITAQLDRLGLESEFKAGLRVTTPEAMDVVRMVLAGQVQRELVGLLNRHGPLAVGLTGEDAHTMTATKRYADVDGDRVDIGRVGEIAAVDTGAIEALLADGRIPVVSSIARSADDDHIYNVNADTAAAALAAALGAETLMVLTDVEGLYADWPASDEVISRLTVSELERLLPDLASGMVPKMEGCLHAVRSGVRTARVIDGRVQHSILLEIFTDEGIGTMVVPDQGEPT; this is translated from the coding sequence GTGACCCAGCAGCCGGAGACCCCCATCGGTACCGCACGCAAGCACACCGCCCAGCCCAAGGCCCGCACACTCATCGAGGCGCTGCCCTGGCTGACCCGCCACCACGGCAAGATCGTCGTCATCAAGTTCGGCGGCAACGCCATGATCGACGAGGAGCTGAAGGCGGCCTTCGCCCAGGACGTCGTCTTCCTGCGGCACGCCGGACTGCGACCCGTCGTGGTGCACGGCGGCGGCCCCCAGATCACCGCCCAGCTCGACCGCCTCGGCTTGGAGTCCGAGTTCAAGGCCGGGCTGCGGGTCACCACCCCCGAGGCCATGGACGTGGTCCGGATGGTGCTCGCCGGGCAGGTGCAGCGCGAACTCGTCGGGCTGCTCAACCGGCACGGGCCGCTCGCCGTCGGGCTCACCGGTGAAGACGCCCACACCATGACCGCCACCAAACGCTACGCCGATGTCGACGGCGACCGGGTGGACATAGGCCGGGTCGGCGAGATCGCCGCCGTGGACACCGGCGCGATCGAGGCGCTGCTGGCGGACGGCCGCATCCCCGTCGTCTCCTCCATCGCCCGCAGCGCCGACGACGACCACATCTACAACGTCAACGCGGACACGGCCGCCGCGGCCCTGGCCGCCGCCCTGGGCGCCGAAACACTCATGGTCCTCACCGACGTCGAGGGCCTGTACGCGGACTGGCCCGCCAGCGACGAGGTCATCAGCCGGCTGACCGTCAGCGAACTGGAACGGCTACTGCCCGACCTGGCCAGCGGCATGGTGCCCAAGATGGAAGGGTGCCTGCACGCCGTACGCAGCGGGGTGCGTACCGCCCGCGTCATCGACGGGCGCGTCCAGCACTCCATCCTGCTGGAGATCTTCACCGACGAGGGCATCGGCACCATGGTCGTGCCGGACCAAGGAGAGCCGACATGA
- a CDS encoding Gfo/Idh/MocA family protein → MNEVTQGPKSPIRWGIVATGSIAAAVTADIMAMPDAEVVAVGSRTQESARRFAERFSLPRAYGSWRELAEDPQVDVVYVATPHSAHHAAVRTALLAGKPVLCEKPFTLNAAEAGELVALARERGVFLMEAMWMYCNPAIRRITELVRDGAIGEIRSVNAEFGLAGPIPPEHRLRDPALGGGALLDLGVYPVSFAQLLLGEPEHVTAWAHMSGGVDENTGLLLGYESGAVAALTCSLVAGTANRASVTGSAGRIDLPGGFFFPDRFTLHREGAEPQEFTDLGPHQTYAHQAAEVMRALRAGESESPLVPLEGTLAVMRTLDAARERIGLRFPGE, encoded by the coding sequence ATGAACGAGGTCACGCAGGGTCCGAAATCCCCCATCCGGTGGGGGATTGTGGCGACCGGCTCGATCGCCGCCGCGGTCACCGCGGACATCATGGCGATGCCGGACGCCGAGGTGGTGGCGGTCGGTTCGCGCACCCAGGAGTCGGCGCGAAGATTCGCGGAGCGTTTCTCCCTGCCGCGCGCGTACGGCAGTTGGCGGGAACTGGCGGAGGATCCGCAGGTGGATGTCGTGTACGTGGCGACTCCGCACAGTGCGCACCACGCGGCGGTGCGTACCGCCCTGCTGGCCGGGAAGCCGGTGCTGTGCGAGAAGCCGTTCACGCTGAACGCGGCCGAGGCGGGCGAGTTGGTGGCGCTGGCCAGGGAGCGCGGGGTCTTCCTGATGGAGGCCATGTGGATGTACTGCAATCCGGCGATCCGCCGGATCACCGAGCTGGTGCGGGACGGCGCGATCGGTGAGATCCGCTCCGTGAACGCCGAGTTCGGGCTGGCCGGGCCGATACCGCCGGAGCACCGGCTGCGCGACCCGGCGCTCGGCGGCGGGGCGCTGCTGGATCTGGGGGTGTATCCGGTGTCCTTCGCCCAGCTGTTGCTGGGTGAGCCGGAGCATGTCACAGCGTGGGCGCACATGAGCGGCGGAGTGGACGAGAACACCGGACTGCTGCTCGGCTATGAGAGCGGGGCGGTGGCGGCGCTGACCTGTTCGCTGGTCGCGGGCACCGCGAACCGGGCGTCGGTCACCGGTTCGGCCGGTCGCATCGACCTGCCCGGCGGGTTCTTCTTCCCCGACCGGTTCACGCTGCACCGTGAGGGTGCCGAGCCGCAGGAGTTCACGGACCTGGGCCCGCACCAGACGTACGCGCACCAGGCGGCCGAGGTGATGCGGGCGCTGCGGGCGGGCGAGAGCGAGTCCCCGCTGGTGCCGCTGGAGGGCACCCTGGCGGTGATGCGGACCCTGGACGCGGCCCGCGAGCGCATCGGGCTGCGCTTCCCCGGCGAGTGA
- the argH gene encoding argininosuccinate lyase — protein sequence MTHTAPNDVKLWGGRFADGPAAALEKLSASVHFDWRLAPYDIAGSRAHARVLHRAGLLTDDELERMLAGLDRLAADVADGSFTGTIADEDVHTALERGLLERLGPDLGGKLRAGRSRNDQVATLFRMYLRDHARIIGALIADLQEALVGLAEAHPEVAMPGRTHLQHAQPVLFAHHVLAHFQALSRDAQRLRQWDERTAVSPYGSGALAGSSLGLDPQAVAADLGFEGGSVANSIDGTASRDFVAEFAFITAMIGVDLSRIAEEIIIWNTKEFSFVTLHDAFSTGSSIMPQKKNPDIAELARGKSGRLIGNLTGLLATLKALPLAYNRDLQEDKEPVFDSCDQLEILLPAFTGMLATLTVHRERMEELAPAGFSLATDIAEWLVKQGVPFREAHESAGECVKVCEAAGIELDELTDEQFAKISPRLTPQVRTVLNVPGALAARDARGGTAPSAVAVQLAEAKADLTVQREWSGPAVV from the coding sequence GTGACCCACACCGCACCGAACGACGTCAAGCTCTGGGGCGGCCGGTTCGCCGACGGCCCCGCCGCCGCGCTGGAGAAGCTCAGCGCCTCCGTGCACTTCGACTGGCGGCTCGCGCCCTACGACATCGCCGGATCACGCGCCCACGCCCGGGTCCTGCACCGTGCCGGGCTGCTCACCGACGACGAGCTGGAGCGCATGCTGGCCGGGCTCGACCGGCTGGCCGCCGATGTCGCCGACGGCTCCTTCACCGGGACCATCGCCGACGAGGACGTGCACACCGCCCTGGAGCGCGGCCTGCTGGAGCGGCTGGGCCCCGACCTCGGGGGCAAGCTGCGGGCCGGCCGGTCCCGCAACGACCAGGTCGCCACCCTCTTCCGGATGTACCTGCGCGACCACGCCCGGATCATCGGCGCGCTGATCGCCGACCTCCAGGAGGCCCTGGTGGGCCTCGCCGAGGCCCACCCCGAGGTCGCCATGCCCGGGCGGACCCACCTCCAGCACGCCCAGCCGGTGCTCTTCGCGCACCACGTGCTCGCCCACTTCCAGGCCCTGTCGCGCGACGCGCAGCGGCTGCGCCAGTGGGACGAGCGCACCGCGGTCTCGCCCTACGGCTCGGGCGCGCTGGCCGGTTCCTCGCTGGGGCTCGACCCGCAGGCGGTGGCCGCCGACCTCGGCTTCGAGGGCGGCTCCGTCGCCAACTCGATCGACGGCACCGCCTCCCGGGACTTCGTCGCCGAGTTCGCCTTCATCACCGCGATGATCGGCGTCGACCTGTCGCGGATCGCCGAGGAGATCATCATCTGGAACACGAAGGAGTTCTCCTTCGTCACGCTCCACGACGCGTTCTCCACCGGCTCCTCGATCATGCCGCAGAAGAAGAACCCGGACATCGCCGAGCTGGCGCGCGGCAAGTCCGGCCGGCTGATCGGCAATCTCACCGGGCTGCTGGCGACCCTCAAGGCGCTGCCGCTCGCGTACAACCGGGACCTCCAGGAGGACAAGGAGCCGGTCTTCGACTCCTGCGACCAGCTGGAGATCCTGCTGCCGGCCTTCACCGGCATGCTGGCCACCCTCACCGTCCACCGCGAGCGGATGGAGGAGCTGGCCCCGGCCGGGTTCTCCCTGGCCACCGACATCGCCGAGTGGCTGGTCAAGCAGGGAGTGCCGTTCCGGGAGGCGCACGAGAGCGCGGGCGAGTGCGTCAAGGTCTGCGAGGCGGCCGGCATCGAGCTCGACGAGCTGACCGACGAACAGTTCGCGAAGATCTCGCCGCGGCTGACGCCGCAGGTGCGCACCGTTCTCAACGTGCCGGGCGCGCTCGCCGCGCGCGACGCGCGGGGTGGCACGGCACCGTCCGCCGTCGCCGTACAACTGGCCGAGGCCAAGGCGGATCTGACGGTGCAGCGGGAGTGGAGCGGTCCCGCCGTCGTCTGA
- a CDS encoding acetylornithine transaminase: protein MSSNQDLIGRWQGALMDNYGTPRIPLTHGEGARLFDADGKEYLDFVGGIAVNSLGTGHPAVVRAVSDQIALLGHVSNLFIAEPPVALAERLLALAGRPGRVYFSNSGAEAVEAAFKLGRLTGRTHMVATTGGFHGRTMGALALTGQPAKQRGFQPVPGDVTHVPYGDAEALRAAVTRDTALVILEPVQGENGVIVPPAGYLAAAREITRATGTLLVLDEVQTGIGRTGQWFEGLAQGAEADIVTLAKGLGGGLPIGATLAFGPAAELFAPGQHGSTFGGNPVSCAAALAVLDTIESEGLLAHVRRMGERLREGIWQLGHPLVDRVRGAGLLLGIVLTEPLAAQVQQAAQAAGILVNAVAADVVRLAPPLIIDQAEVSAFVRALPGVLDVADARAKAAPARR, encoded by the coding sequence ATGAGCAGCAACCAGGACCTGATCGGCCGGTGGCAGGGCGCCCTGATGGACAACTACGGCACCCCGCGCATCCCGCTCACCCACGGTGAGGGCGCCCGGCTGTTCGACGCCGACGGCAAGGAGTACCTGGACTTCGTCGGCGGCATCGCCGTGAACTCCCTGGGCACCGGGCATCCGGCCGTGGTGCGCGCGGTCTCCGACCAGATCGCGCTGCTGGGCCATGTCTCCAACCTCTTCATCGCCGAGCCGCCCGTCGCGCTCGCCGAGCGGCTGCTGGCCCTGGCGGGGCGTCCCGGCCGCGTCTACTTCTCCAACTCCGGCGCCGAGGCCGTCGAAGCCGCCTTCAAACTCGGCCGGCTCACCGGCCGCACCCACATGGTGGCCACCACCGGCGGCTTCCACGGCCGGACGATGGGTGCCCTGGCGCTGACCGGTCAGCCGGCGAAGCAGCGCGGTTTCCAGCCCGTTCCGGGCGATGTCACCCATGTGCCCTACGGAGACGCCGAGGCGCTGCGCGCCGCCGTCACCCGGGACACCGCGCTGGTCATCCTCGAGCCCGTGCAGGGCGAGAACGGGGTGATCGTGCCGCCGGCCGGCTACCTGGCGGCCGCCAGGGAGATCACCCGGGCCACCGGCACCCTGCTGGTGCTGGACGAGGTGCAGACCGGAATCGGCCGCACCGGCCAGTGGTTCGAGGGGCTGGCCCAGGGGGCGGAGGCCGACATCGTCACACTCGCCAAGGGTCTGGGCGGCGGGCTGCCCATCGGCGCCACCCTCGCCTTCGGACCGGCCGCCGAACTGTTCGCCCCCGGACAGCACGGCTCCACCTTCGGCGGCAACCCGGTCTCCTGCGCCGCCGCTCTCGCCGTGCTCGACACCATCGAGTCCGAGGGACTGCTCGCGCACGTCCGGCGCATGGGTGAGCGACTGCGGGAAGGCATCTGGCAGTTGGGCCACCCGCTGGTCGACCGGGTCAGGGGAGCGGGGCTGCTGCTGGGTATCGTGCTCACCGAGCCGCTCGCGGCGCAGGTGCAGCAGGCAGCCCAGGCGGCGGGCATTCTGGTGAACGCCGTGGCGGCCGACGTGGTGCGGCTGGCGCCACCGCTGATCATCGATCAGGCGGAGGTGTCGGCGTTCGTCCGCGCCCTGCCCGGGGTGCTGGATGTGGCGGACGCCCGGGCGAAGGCGGCACCCGCCCGCCGCTGA
- a CDS encoding arginine repressor, whose translation MTDDRLGNGPSVPQTRTARHRRIVDILNRQPVRSQSQLAKLLADDGLSVTQATLSRDLDELGAVKIRNTGGELIYAVPSEGGFRTPRAPLGESAKEERMARLAGELLISAEASANLVVLRTPPGAAQFLASAIDQAEVHDILGTIAGDDTLLLISRDPAGGQSLAEHLLRVAQKQQD comes from the coding sequence ATGACCGATGACCGGCTGGGCAACGGCCCGTCCGTACCGCAGACCCGTACGGCCCGGCACCGCCGGATCGTCGACATCCTCAACCGGCAGCCGGTGCGCTCGCAGAGCCAGCTCGCGAAGCTCCTCGCCGACGACGGCCTGAGCGTCACCCAGGCGACACTCAGCCGCGACCTGGACGAGCTGGGCGCGGTGAAGATCCGCAACACCGGAGGTGAGCTGATCTACGCCGTGCCCAGCGAAGGCGGTTTCCGCACGCCACGGGCCCCGCTGGGGGAGTCGGCCAAGGAAGAGCGCATGGCCCGGCTGGCGGGAGAACTGCTGATCTCCGCCGAGGCGTCGGCCAACCTCGTGGTGCTGCGTACCCCGCCGGGCGCGGCGCAGTTCCTGGCCTCCGCCATCGACCAGGCGGAGGTGCACGACATCCTGGGCACCATCGCGGGGGACGACACGCTGCTGCTCATCAGCCGCGATCCGGCCGGCGGCCAGTCCCTGGCGGAGCATCTGCTGCGGGTGGCGCAGAAGCAGCAGGACTGA
- a CDS encoding polyprenyl synthetase family protein → MTPVPDLASGQHTAKDTLTRTRELLDPALRSWTQRLPAPVARVASYHFGWVDSAGRPENAPQGKALRPALVLTCAEAVGGTADSALLPAVAVELVHNFSLLHDDILDGDTTRRHRATAWTVFGSSAALLAGDALLIHAGRVLCDGPPQPHTVTGIRWLSEATTRLIEGEQTDIGFEERSHVTLAECLDMTEQKTAALLAVSCALGALWGGGSLEQADLLHRFGTHLGMAFQLTDDLLGIWGDPAVTGKPAGADLISRKKSLPVVAALDSGTPAGQRLAALYTDPEAEPSEVAELSRLVEEAGGRAWAERTAREELARALAALRSARPAPEAAERLTALAELATQRDR, encoded by the coding sequence ATGACCCCCGTCCCCGATCTGGCGTCAGGGCAGCACACCGCCAAGGACACCCTCACCCGTACCCGCGAACTCCTGGACCCGGCGCTGCGGTCCTGGACACAGCGGCTGCCCGCGCCCGTGGCCCGGGTCGCGTCCTATCACTTCGGCTGGGTGGACAGCGCCGGCCGGCCCGAGAACGCCCCCCAGGGCAAGGCACTGCGCCCGGCCCTGGTACTGACCTGCGCCGAAGCGGTCGGCGGCACCGCCGACTCCGCCCTGCTGCCCGCCGTCGCGGTGGAACTGGTGCACAACTTCTCGCTGCTCCACGACGACATCCTCGACGGAGACACGACGCGCAGACACCGGGCCACCGCCTGGACGGTGTTCGGCTCCTCCGCCGCACTGCTGGCGGGCGACGCCCTGCTGATCCACGCCGGCCGGGTGCTGTGCGACGGGCCGCCGCAGCCGCACACGGTGACCGGCATCCGCTGGCTGAGCGAGGCCACCACCCGGCTGATCGAGGGCGAGCAGACCGACATCGGGTTCGAGGAACGCTCGCACGTGACCCTCGCCGAGTGCCTGGACATGACCGAGCAGAAGACCGCCGCGCTGCTGGCCGTCTCCTGTGCGCTGGGCGCGCTGTGGGGCGGTGGCAGCCTCGAACAGGCCGACCTGCTGCACCGGTTCGGCACCCATCTGGGAATGGCCTTCCAGCTGACGGACGATCTGCTGGGCATCTGGGGTGACCCGGCCGTCACCGGCAAGCCGGCCGGCGCCGATCTGATCAGCCGCAAGAAGTCGCTGCCGGTGGTCGCCGCACTCGATTCCGGTACCCCGGCGGGGCAGCGGCTGGCCGCCCTGTACACCGATCCGGAGGCCGAGCCGAGCGAGGTCGCCGAGCTGAGCCGTCTGGTGGAGGAGGCGGGGGGCCGGGCCTGGGCGGAGCGCACCGCACGCGAGGAACTGGCCAGGGCCCTGGCGGCGCTGCGCTCGGCGCGTCCGGCGCCGGAGGCGGCCGAGCGCCTCACCGCGCTGGCCGAACTCGCCACCCAACGCGACCGCTGA